A single Thunnus thynnus chromosome 6, fThuThy2.1, whole genome shotgun sequence DNA region contains:
- the LOC137185280 gene encoding perforin-1-like → MILISFSLSLSKLFRVSLTPAMFSFSTLPPLYLSLLFFLSFHSPVLSFQTRKGIQCVSAPFVPGHNLVGEGFDVVSLRRKGAYMIDVRTYLTPKGTCNLVPNPLQGNQLQKFGLDVRRWKKDFSLDVGGTRSTAYNFATARSREDRYTFSTHRSTCIHYSYRVSNRPPLSSEFRNDLARLPISYSYSTRAQYRRLIETYGTHYIRQVYLGGRFRRVTATRTCLSRLNGFSSNQVHNCLSLGVSVGLGMKVKSSANLRFCTRILQKQAVSSSYSSDLNKHYTEVVGGTGWGGEFSLIRKDSLGYQNWRKTLKDHPDVVQYSLRPMYELVPYWTKRTGLKAATEQYLKDNGIRNSDRQPYCGNHSPNLDYNCCPKQAWRGTLVVTIVRAWRLKGDFWGKTEGCGENKPRSRGKAQ, encoded by the exons atgataCTAATATCCTTTTCCTTGTCTTTATCTAAACTATTTCGTGTCTCTTTGACTCCAGCCATGTTCTCCTTTTCAACCCTTCCCCCTCTCTACCTGagtctcctcttctttctctcgtTCCACTCCCCTGTCCTCTCCTTTCAGACTAGGAAGGGCATTCAGTGTGTATCTGCTCCCTTTGTACCAGGCCACAACCTGGTGGGAGAGGGTTTTGATGTGGTCAGCTTGCGCCGAAAAGGAGCCTACATGATTGACGTGAGGACCTACCTCACTCCAAAGGGCACCTGTAATCTTGTTCCCAACCCTCTTCAAGGCAACCAGCTGCAGAAA TTTGGACTAGATGTTAGAAGATGGAAGAAGGATTTCAGCTTGGACGTGGGGGGAACACGTTCCACTGCATATAACTTTGCTACAGCCAGGAGCAGAGAGGACCGCTACACCTTCAGCACACACAGGTCCACATGTATCCATTACAG TTACCGTGTGTCAAACAGACCGCCCCTGAGCTCTGAGTTCCGTAACGATTTGGCAAGACTGCCCATTTCCTACAGCTACTCAACCAGGGCCCAGTACAGACGGCTCATAGAAACCTACGGAACACATTATATCCGCCAG GTTTATCTTGGGGGGCGATTCAGGCGAGTCACAGCTACACGTACCTGTTTGTCCAGACTGAATGGCTTCTCCTCAAACCAG GTGCACAACTGCTTATCACTGGGTGTCTCCGTAGGCCTGGGAATGAAGGTCAAATCGTCCGCTAACCTAAGGTTCTGCACCAGGATCCTACAGAAACAGGCTGTCTCCAGCTCATACAGCTCTGATCTCAACAAACATTACACAGAGGTGGTAGGAGGCACTGGTTGGGGGGGTGAGTTTTCTCTCATCCGTAAAGACTCCCTGGGCTACCAAAATTGGCGGAAAACCCTCAAAGACCACCCTGATGTTGTCCAGTATTCCCTAAGACCAATGTATGAGCTAGTGCCATACTGGACAAAAAGGACTGGACTTAAGGCTGCCACAGAGCAGTACTTAAAAGACAACGGCATCAGGAACTCGGACAGGCAACCATACTGTGGCAATCACTCCCCCAACCTGGATTACAACTGCTGTCCTAAACAGGCCTGGAGGGGAACACTGGTGGTGACCATCGTCCGAGCCTGGCGTTTGAAAGGAGATTTTTGGGGCAAGACTGAAGGGTGCGGAGAGAACAAGCCAAGATCCAGAGGGAAGGCACAATAA
- the LOC137185120 gene encoding galactose-specific lectin nattectin-like, producing MALHFHLVCWISGLIVVTRSASTDFNVPVPGCPPDWTRLGSRCFIFRNTAKVFGDAESICISLGGNLASIHSAEEKSFIRELINKGSGSYLRTWIGAHDGVKEGMWMWTDGSRFDYQDWHSGEPNNRHVENCAEINWQGEKWNDIACGHHRSFVCAKDL from the exons ATGGCTTTACATTTTCACTTGGTCTGTTGGATCAGTGGGCTGATTGTAGTGACT AGGTCGGCCTCAACTGACTTCAATGTGCCAG TGCCCGGCTGTCCCCCTGATTGGACTCGGTTGGGCTCTCGCTGTTTCATCTTCCGAAACACTGCCAAGGTTTTCGGTGATGCAGAG AGCATCTGCATCTCTCTTGGTGGGAATCTGGCTTCGATCCACAGTGCTGAGGAAAAGAGTTTTATTAGAGAGCTGATTAACAAAGGGTCTGGCTCATATTTACGTACCTGGATAGGAGCCCATGATGGAGTAAAG GAGGGAATGTGGATGTGGACTGATGGCTCAAGGTTTGACTACCAAGACTGGCATTCAGGGGAGCCTAACAATCGCCACGTAGAAAACTGTGCAGAAATAAATTGGCAAG GAGAAAAATGGAATGACATTGCATGCGGCCATCACAGATCGTTTGTTTGTGCAAAAGACTTGTGA
- the LOC137185116 gene encoding galactose-specific lectin nattectin-like, protein MASGFLLVFCLCITMTNALFFPILWHIKHHKPVVHVRGPQCPHGWTKHGSRCFIIQNSHATMAEAECACIRLGGNLASIHQRSELSFIRKLLFKSCHVYQSVWIGISDAIQGGKWLWTDGSKVDYTCWSHGGPHIVGGEHCTVINSNGFSWNHLSCHNRKPFVCARKL, encoded by the exons ATGGCGTCCGGTTTTCTCTTGGTTTTCTGCCTCTGTATAACCATGACCAACGCACTGTTCTTTCCAATATTA TGGCACATAAAACACCACAAACCAG TGGTTCACGTGAGGGGTCCACAATGTCCTCATGGTTGGACAAAGCATGGCTCTCGCTGTTTCATCATTCAAAACAGCCACGCGACCATGGCTGAAGCAGAG TGCGCCTGCATTCGTCTTGGTGGGAACCTGGCATCAATCCACCAACGCTCAGAACTCTCTTTCATCAGGAAACTGCTTTTCAAAAGCTGTCACGTTTATCAAAGTGTCTGGATCGGGATCTCTGATGCAATTCAG GGGGGGAAGTGGCTGTGGACTGATGGTTCCAAGGTTGACTACACATGTTGGAGTCATGGAGGGCCACACATTGTAGGCGGAGAACACTGCACAGTGATCAACTCGAATG GATTCTCTTGGAATCATCTCTCATGTCACAATCGGAAACCTTTTGTTTGTGCCAGAAAACTGTGA
- the LOC137185115 gene encoding galactose-specific lectin nattectin-like has product MASGLNFIVLLCLISGLWIEANAQCGKAPGFCETCPPGWTQFDQRCYIFYNSEKDWADAERFCTSLDGNLASIRSENEYKFLREMVYRATNSHKRTWVGGYDAVKEGLWLWSDGSKFNFTGWAKGEPNNHGDEGCMEINLRGEDFVNDARCKEKNSFICARNP; this is encoded by the exons ATGGCATCAGGTCTTAACTTCATTGTGCTCCTCTGTTTGATCAGCGGACTGTGGATTGAAGCAAAC GCACAATGTGGAAAAGCACCAG GTTTCTGTGAGACCTGCCCTCCTGGTTGGACTCAGTTTGACCAACGCTGTTACATATTCTACAACAGTGAAAAGGACTGGGCTGATGCAGAG CGTTTCTGCACTTCTCTTGATGGAAATCTGGCTTCCATCCGTTCCGAAAACGAGTACAAGTTCCTCAGAGAGATGGTTTACAGAGCGACTAACTCACATAAAAGAACTTGGGTTGGAGGCTATGATGCAGTAAAG GAGGGTCTGTGGCTGTGGAGTGATGGTTCAAAGTTTAACTTCACCGGCTGGGCTAAGGGGGAGCCTAACAATCATGGAGACGAAGGCTGCATGGAGATCAACTTGCGAG GTGAAGATTTTGTCAATGATGCAAGGTGTAAAGAGAAGAACTCTTTCATTTGTGCCAGAAACCCATGA